The DNA region GCTTAAGGAGGTCGAGAAGCGACGCCATATCCAACGAGGAGGGAGGGAGGATATCTTCTCCGCTGCGCTGGTGGGTTATACCAACGCAGGAAAATCCACCCTCTTGAACGCGCTCGCAGATGAACATCTGTTCACCGAGGATAAACTCTTCGCCACCCTCGATCCCACCACGAGACTCGTTCGCCTGCCGGGTAAGAGAAAGATGTTAATCACCGACACCGTCGGATTCATAAGGAAATTACCTCATCTGTTGATCGCCTCTTTTAAGGCAACTCTTGAGGAAGTTATGGAAGCCGATCTGTTGATACACGTGGTGGATGCCAGCCATCCACAGGCCAGGAAACAGATAGACGCCGTTATGGAGGTATTGGGGGAGCTCGGAGCCGGGGATAAACCGACGCTGATGGTTTTTAATAAGATCGACAGGATCAAGGATGAGTCACAGCTCGATCTGCTCAGAATCGAGTTTCCCGAAAGCGTAGAGATATCAGCGCTGAAGGGGATAGGGCTGGAGGAGCTTAAAAATCGCCTCGCCGATGAGATGGCTCGAAGCGAGATCACGCTGAACCTCAAGCTTTCATACGCTGACGGCAAGATCATAAATTACGTCCATGAACATGGAACGGTCTTGAAAAGCGAATATTCGGAGAATCACGTTCTTCTCAAAGCGAGGATGACCAGGAGCGAGGCTATGAAATTGAGGAGATTTGCCGGAAGATGAGAGGCCTGCATTTCAGTGGTGTATGGTCGAATCTCACCAAACGTGGAAGTGAGAGGGAGAAGGATATCATCGAGGTGCTTAGAAGCACGCCTATATTCGCTGAGCTCAGCGATAGGGATTTGAAAAAGATCGCACAAATAGCATATCAGAGGATCTACGACGAGAACGAGACCATATTCCGGGAAGGTCAATCCTCCGCCG from Candidatus Poribacteria bacterium includes:
- the hflX gene encoding GTPase HflX, which encodes MADREAERGILVGVRLEDRTYEEVEEFLEELERLADTAGVVIVGQVIQSRSRPDPTYFIGRGKVEEIAQMVEGLEADVVIFDDDLSPAQTRNLEKALQVKVIDRTTLILDIFAQRARTKEAKLEVELAQLQYMMPRLVRQWSHLSRIVGAGPSGGVGGVGARGPGETQLQLDRRLIRLRISQLKRELKEVEKRRHIQRGGREDIFSAALVGYTNAGKSTLLNALADEHLFTEDKLFATLDPTTRLVRLPGKRKMLITDTVGFIRKLPHLLIASFKATLEEVMEADLLIHVVDASHPQARKQIDAVMEVLGELGAGDKPTLMVFNKIDRIKDESQLDLLRIEFPESVEISALKGIGLEELKNRLADEMARSEITLNLKLSYADGKIINYVHEHGTVLKSEYSENHVLLKARMTRSEAMKLRRFAGR